A stretch of the Aegilops tauschii subsp. strangulata cultivar AL8/78 chromosome 4, Aet v6.0, whole genome shotgun sequence genome encodes the following:
- the LOC109752592 gene encoding uncharacterized protein encodes MGQRDRIPPARFTLPWSRCQGWEFLGCRHGLALLICRARREALLWDPLTGHQCRVSFPPRFSLEQGKFVQNAAVMCAAASQDGHGHVHGDCRFTPFRLALVGCSVVRDSNGTHKFVCLYESETGVWGNIMTVGTTHSVYTSRPSVLVRDAFCWLLSEGAILEFDFQSQSIAVIQKPADANPVDYWSFFVVWTESSGLGLAVLPKSECPSKIIQLWERKCNLDGVVGWELLKTIQLDVLFSLGSNVVMMQGYDEDSNSILLSTFFGDYMLQLESKKFINLIEKQRGCLSTRTYYPYRNFYLTGSGDGGAEMSTQ; translated from the exons ATGGGCCAGCGGGACCGCATCCCACCCGCGCGCTTCACCTTGCCATGGAGCCGCTGCCAGGGCTGGGAGTTTCTCGGCTGCCGCCACGGCCTCGCCCTGCTCATCTGCCGGGCGCGCCGCGAGGCCCTCTTGTGGGATCCCCTCACCGGCCATCAGTGCCGCGTATCGTTTCCACCGAGGTTCAGCTTGGAACAAGGAAAGTTCGTTCAGAACGCCGCGGTGATGTGCGCCGCCGCCTCTCAAGACGGGCACGGGCACGTGCATGGTGATTGCCGCTTCACCCCATTCAGATTGGCCTTGGTGGGCTGCAGTGTGGTCAGGGATTCTAACGGCACACACAAGTTTGTTTGCCTCTACGAGTCAGAGACTGGTGTTTGGGGGAATATCATGACAGTAGGGACTACACATTCAGTTTACACTTCGAGGCCGAGTGTCCTGGTTAGAGATGCATTTTGCTGGCTGCTTTCTGAAGGTGCCATCCTCGAGTTTGATTTTCAAAGCCAGAGCATTGCGGTGATCCAGAAACCGGCAGACGCTAATCCTGTAGACTACTGGTCCTTTTTCGTGGTATGGACAGAGTCTAGTGGCCTGGGCCTTGCCGTTCTGCCGAAGTCAGAATGCCCAAGCAAGATCATCCAATTATGGGAGAGGAAATGTAACCTTGATGGTGTTGTTGGGTGGGAGCTGCTGAAAACCATTCAGCTAGATGTGCTCTTTTCATTAGGGTCAAATGTGGTTATGATGCAGGGTTATGATGAGGACAGCAATTCCATCTTGCTATCTACATTTTTCGGTGACTACATGCTCCAGCTTGAGTCCAAGAAGTTCATAAATCTTATTGAAAAACAAAGAGGTTGCCTTTCTACCAGGACCTATTATCCATACAGAAATTTCTACCTTACAG GCAGCGGAGATGGTGGAGCTGAAATGTCAACACAGTAG